The genome window AGCGAACGGACGTCGTTCAGCTTTGCGACGGGCGTTTATCGCCAGCAGTTACCGCTGTTGATGCTCGCCCAAAATCCGCAACTGCACGATCTCGATTCGCCGGAAGCAACTCATTTTGTGTTTGGCACGAAATATCTGCTCACGGAAAATACCCGGCTGTCGCTGGAATTTTACCAGAAAAATTACCGCCATTTTCCGGTCGATCCCACCCAACCCGGACTGTTTTTGGTGGATGAATTGTATTACGGCTACGGATTTTTTCTGAATCACAGCACGGTTGCGGGCAATGCAAAAGCGCTGTCGCGCGGGGTGGAATTGCTGATCCAGAAAAAACTGGTCGAGAAAGTTTACGGGCTGGCCAGCGCGTCGTATTTTACCTCGCGATACCAAAATCCCGGTGAGAATTGGCGCAACCGCGTGTTCGATAATCGCTTCACTTTCAGCGTGGAGGGCGGATTCAAGCCAAACAATCGCTGGGAATTCAGCCTGCGCTGGATTTATGCGGGCGGTGCGCCGTACACGCCGTTTGATCTGACGACGTCACGGGCGCAGCGTCGCGGTGTGCTGGATGCCAATCGCATCAATACCGCGCGATACCCGGATTATCATTCGCTGAATGTGCGCTTCGACCGGCGGTTTCTGCTGCAGCATACGAACATCATTTTTTACCTGAGCGTGTGGAACGCTTACAATCGCAAAAATGTGGCGCAATATTTCTGGAATGCTACGGAAAATGCACCGGACGCCATTTCCCAGTGGACGCTGTTGCCCATTTTCGGGCTGGAAGTTGAGTTCTGAGTTTATCGAAAAATATTGTAGGGACGAACGGCCGTTCGCCCCTACTCCAGTCAACTTTCGCTGTGGATTTGCCCCAAAAAGCCATAAATTGTTTCGCTGTTAAACTGAAATTGGTGGGCAAATTCCGGCGAAACGAATGGCATTACAATTCACAGACATCCTTTTGTTGCTCGGCGCGGTGCAGGGCTTTTTCCTCACGGCGCTGCTCTTCCAGAAAAGCCGTCGGCTTTTTGCCGACCGTTTTCTGGTGGTGATGATGCTTTTGTATTCTGTCATATTGGTAAACTTGCTGTTTTCCGAGATCGGAATTTATCAGTCCACGCCGCATTTGATGTTGCTCACCACCAGCTTTCCTTTCCTGATTGGTCCGTTGCACTTTCTTTACGCCAAATACCTCATCGGTGGAAATATCAAAATAGAGAAAACGGACTGGCTGCATTTCCTGCCGTTTGTTTTGTTTTTGCTCTATTCCGTCGCCGGATTTTTGCGTTCCGGTGCGGAAATTATGGCAGCACAGCCGGATTTTGAGCGACTGATTATCCCGGCGGAATACCTGATTGTCAACTGGCTGCTGAGCATTCAGGGGCTAATTTACATGCTCCTCACGGTGCTGCTGCTGCGCCGCTATTCGAAATCGCTGGAATCGTTTTTCTCGTCGATTGAGAAAATCCGGCTCGACTGGCTGCGCATTTTAACGATGATTGTGCTGGCGTGCTGGCTGATATTTTTTGCCGAAAACACCCTGCTTTCCGCGGGCATCAACCTGTCGGGTTTTGATCTTTCATCGGTGCTGCTGGCTGTGGCGGTGTACACGGTGGGCTATTTTGGGTTGCTGAAAACCGACCCGTTTTTGCAACCACAATTTGTGGATGCGATGCACCGGCTGCCGGAAATACAGCCGGAAATGCCCGCTGAAAATGATGGTTCGTCCCGGAAATACCAGAAATCCGGGCTGAGTGAGGATCGCGCAAAACGTATTCTGGCGGATTTGTTGGCGCTGATGGAAGCCGGAAAGGCATACACCCGCAGCGACCTCACACTGGCGGATATCGCCGAACAACTGTCGGTCACGCCGCACAATTTGTCAGAGGTGATCAACACACAGCTCAACCAGAATTTTTTTGATTTTATCAATCACTACCGCGTGGAAGCTGTAAAAAAAGACCTCTCAGATCGGCAAAAACAACACCTTACGATTCTGGCAATTGCGCTGGATGCGGGATTCAATTCCAAAACCGCGTTCAACACCATTTTCAAAAAGCACACCGGAACCACACCCTCGGCGTTTCGCAATCATCCAAATTAATCAATATTTTTGAAGAAAAAATCCCGCGTAACAAAATGATAACCGCCGGGTTGCCGGACGTAAGCCGTTTGCCCATCCGGTTTGATCAGCACGTTCAGCACGACTTTTGTGATGATGTGGTCGGGTATGCTTTGCGGAATATTCATTGCAAAATACAGCGCCGCAAGCTAACTTCTCCCCGCCAATGTTGGCAAATTCCCGAGATGAAATGAGTAAAATACATGATACAATTGCTACTTTTTCTTTTTTACAACTTGTTGTTTTTTCCGGTTTTATTTATCGTTTACCACAGTTATGCGCTGTTCCGCCCAAAATACCGCAAAGGCATTCTCGGGCGATACGGCGTTATCAAAGCGGCGGAAAAATTCCGCAATCACCTCGATAACGCTTCCCGCGATTTATACCTCATCCACTGCGCCTCGATGGGCGAATTTGAACACCTGAAACCGTTTGTCCGGCGGCTGAAAGAACGGTTGCCCAAAAGCCGCACGGTGGTTATGTTTTTCTCGCCGTCCGGTTACGAAAATGTGAAAAGCGCACCCGGTGTCGATCTCATTATTTATTCACCATTCGACTGGTGGTTTCCGGTGTATCGATTTTTGCGAATTTTGCGCCCAAAAGCGTTGCTCATCGCGAAATATGATGTGTGGCCCAACCTGATGTGGTTTTCAGTTTGGCGAAAAATTCCCCGTTTTTTGGTGAATGCGACGCTCTACGATCGCTCCAGCCGTCTGAAGTGGCCGCTGCGCTGGTTGCTTCGTCCGGTGTACGGGTTGTTCGACGGTATTTTTGCGATTTCCGAAAAAGACCGGCAAAATTTTGATCAGCTGTCTGGCAAAAAAACAACGCTGGTGGTCGGCGATACCAAATATGATCAGGTGGTGTTTCGCAGTGAGGAGTCGCGAAAAAAAAACGTGCTTCCGCCGGAAATTCACGACAACCGAATGGTGTTTGTGGCTGGCAGCACCTGGCCGGAGGACGAGGAACACCTGATTCCGGCAATACGCCATTATTTGGAAATATCGCCGGAAACGCTGGTGATTATCTGCCCGCATGAACCGACCGCTGCACATCTGGCACAGCTCGAAAATGGTTTGGGCGGATTAGCATTTACCCGGCTGTCGCAGATTGAAAATAGCAGCGCACAGCTGCAAGTTTTGCTGATTGACCGGATCGGCGTATTGGCAAATTTGTATTCGCTGGCAGATGTCGCGTATGTTGGCGGCAGCTTTAAACAGAATATTCACAATGTGTTGGAGCCTGCTGTTTACGGCATTCCGGTGCTGTTCGGACCGGTGAACCAGAACTCGCACGAAGCCCAATTGCTCAAAAATTGCGGCGGCGCGATCGAAATTTCCGGTACGGCGGATTTGCAATCGCAAATCGAAAAGCTGTTTTCGGACGCAGATTTCCGGCAACAAACCGGTGCGGCAGCCCAAAAATTGGTCGCGGAAAATCGCGGAGCGACGGATCAGATGCTCGATGCGGTAATGAAAAAACTGTCCGGTGAATGAGTAAAAGAAAATGCGTTGCAATTTAGCCGGGATGGTGTAAATTATTCGATTCAATTTAAAAAGGAGACAACAATGAATTTGCAAGACAAATATCGCAGTGTGCTGGAATTGGGATTGCGTTTTGGCGTGAAAGACGGTTATGTAAAGGAAGAAGGCGGCAAGCTGAAAATGGGTGGTGTCGCCAAAAATCAGATGGAAAAAGATTTGCTGTGGGATCAAATTAAAGCCGTTGGCGGCGAAGTTCCAGTAGATCTGGAAGCCGACATCAAAGTTGAAAACACCGATTATTACGGCGTTTACACCGTTCAGCAAGGGGATACGCTCGGGAAAATCTCCAAATTATTTCTCGGAAAATCCGGACGTTACATGGAGATTTTCAACATGAATACGGATCAGCTGAGCAACCCGGATTTGATCAAAATCGGGCAGCAGTTGAAAATTCCCAACAAATAAAACTGACACAAATTTCAATAAAAAAAGGGCAGTGTTCGCTGCCCTTTTTAGTTGTAATCAAATTTTACGAACCCGTCTATTTTTTGAAAAACCGCACATTCGCGATACCGAAAAAATAGCTCTCGGAAACATTGTCGATGGCTGCGGTGCCGGTTCGGCTGCCGCCGAAAAGCTCATCCGCAAATAAATCGCTGTGGCGATAATCCAACCGGCTGAATCCGGCGGACAGATCCACTTCCCAAAATTTCCCGTGAAACCCGGTGCCGGCAGCAAACATTACCCGTGCGTTGGTGCGTTCCAAAAAGCTGGTGCGATACTGAATGCCCACCCGGAACGGCACCTGATTGAAGAAAATATGTTCGATGCCTGTGGCAATTTTCAGCACGTCGTCCAAGCCGTTGGCGATGTCGCTGTTGTCATACAGCAACTGCTGATCGGTTTGGCTCCACCATTCGTAACTCACATCCACATTCAGCCGCGCCTGCACAATTTGCTGCGCGCGATACTCGAAACCGAGCGTTGCCTGCATGGGATATTCGATGGTTTCGCTGCCCGGCAGCGCGTCCACAATATTGCCGGTAACCACCGGAAAACTGACGCCATATTCCGCGGAATAGGGCAATTGCAAATGTCCGCCAAGCTGCGTATGCGGATTAATTTGATACGTCGCTCCAACCGATGCGACCAGCGGTGAATTGCTCAACTCCCGGTTGCTCATTACTGCCTGATTGTTCGTATCGTCGTCGATAAATGTGACGGAGCGTTCCTGCATAATATCGCCGCGAATCATGCCGAGTTGGAAACCGACATTCAACGGTTGGAATACATTAAACGCCGCGCCAAAGCTGTAGCGCATCAGCCGTCCGTCAAACTTGATGCGATTGATCGCCATTGGATCGTCCGGAAAAATGTTTTCGCGGACTTCCTCTTCGTAATCGTAATTGAGATCGGTTTCCTCGAACACACCGATGGCAACGGATTTCAGAAACGGAACCGACGCCAGATTCGGATTGTATTGCACGCTGCCCTGAAGGTTGGCAAACCAGTTGTCGTTCACCGCATAAATGCCGAACGAATTGATATCGTTGAACCGGTCAAAAACCGGGAATGCGCGGCGTTCTTCCAAACTGCGGGCGCGCAAGTTGGCGTTCGCATGAATGCCCGGTTCGTTTGCCGCCATCGCAGCGGGATTGAGCAGCAGCGCACCCGCACTACTATTGGACACCGATCCGGCACCGGCAAGCCCGAGCGTGCGTGCGTCCGGGAATCGCCAGCTTTCCCCAACGGGAAACGCGAGATAACTTTGGGCAGACAAAACCCCGCCAAATAAAATCGTAAAAAGAAAAATGCAAAAAAAACGCTTCATAAAATGACCTTTTTTGTCAATTGTCAATTGTCAATCGTCCATTGAGTTTTTGTTTTTTGATACTGTCCCGATAGAATTGATGTATGCGCTGAGTCGCGGCAACAGCTCATCAATCAACGATTTCAATTGGGTCGTTTCATCATGTTTTAATAAATTTCGTTTGTACGCTCTTCTTAACCAATGTTTGGTTTCATAAAGAGAACCTCTGGCTATTTTCGCATACCGTTTGTTATCCGCGAAACTACCTTTTCCTGTTCCTTCGGCAATGTTTGCCCCGATGCTATCCGCACATCGGACCAATTGCTTGCCGATTGTATCTCGTTCAAAATAGTTCCAGCGGATAACAATCTCCCATAACAAATCTGCCAGTTTTTCCGAAGTTGATACACCTGTAAATTTTCAAAGACAACCTTACCCATTAGTCGTGCCTCAAAAAAGCAATCTACAATTAACAATGGACAATAACCCATCAACAATGATCAACTCAAAAATGGAAATTAAACTCCATATAATAATACTCCTGCGACGGTTGGATAAGGCTGGCGCCATAATAGCGTCCGTCGATGTAGCTGCTGTTTCCCGGCTCAATGGGCTCGTTGTTGGCATCGCGGGCTTGCGAAAAAGTGATGGCTTTTTGGTAATCGCGGGTGTATTTGATACGCATGCTCATGCGATTGCTGATCCGTGAATACACTGAAAACCACAACCGCGTAGCACCGCGCTCGCTGTTGGTCACGATAAATTCCGTGTCCTCAAAATTCCACAGAAATCCTTTATAAAAACCCAGAAAACCGCGGAATTTAAGCCATTCATTAAAGTTATGGGTGTAGGTTGCGCCGATGGCAGTTCCCGGCAAAGCTGCCGTTCCGCCCAAATTGGTATCATCGTAATTTTGTCCCGGATCTGTCGGATCTGTCGGGAAAGACAGCCGCGGCCGCGGGCGGAAATTCACCCGGGAATCTGCATACAGCAAGCTCAAATCGTTGAATCGCGATAGCCGCAGTCGCAACTGACCGCGGAATTCGGCATTTTCGTAATATTCCAGCGTTTTGTCGTTCAACGCCTCGCGACCCTGATATTTTTGCCGCAGCGAAATTGTGATCGGGAAAACCGGGCGGAATTGCAGCGTTCCGCTCAAGCGATATTGCGGCACGTCGTCCGCGTTGCGCAGCCAATTGTCGTATTCCATCGAAAGGGTGAACTGGCGGTTGATCTGGTATCGTGTATTAAAATAAAATCCGCGCTCCGCCTGCGGCTGGGGATTATTGGAATACAATTGATAATAAAATGAACTTTGCAGGTAGAAATAATCTTCGTAAATGGTGCGTTTGTACCGGCGATAGTTGGAAAACGAGCGCTGATACGGGTTGTCAAACCCGGTTTGATAATTGCGATACAACGCCATAAAATTAAAGCTGTTGTATTGAAAATACGCGCTGCCCACAAACGCCCACGGATTGCGACCCTCGCGAAACAGTCCCATCCCTGCGCTTTTATCGAGCTCGGCATATTCCGCCTGAAAACTGGCGTTTTTGTAAACGCTCTGGAAATCTACCCCGTAAATGCGGCGGAACGATTTGGCATCACTCCAAAATGCGTTTTCGCCATCGGAAACGCTGCCGCCGTACGATGCGTAAATTTCGTTATCCGGCAACGTTATCAGCCCAAGATTGTCCGCACCGACGATTTCGGTAATTTCCGGACGCAGCGGGCGATCGTAAGCGCTTTCGTAATAAGTGAAACCGATTTGCGTCGCCGGAAGCACGTCGTATGCGGCGTGGAATCCGAGCAGCAACTCTTTCACGGAATCGCGCCAGCCGAGACTGTCGAGCTGTCGCGCTGGATCTCCGGGCGCATATTCAAAACGCTGGTCGAGCACGATCAACTGGTTTACCGGATTCACCAATTCGCCATTATACAGCACTGCCTGACGATTGAGAATCGCATCGCGTTTGTCAAATCCGCCGAACAAATAGAGGTGCGCGTTGCCAAATTGTAGTTGCGTTGCTGCGCCGGTGAGGGTGTATTGGCGAGTGCGGGAGTTATCGCCGGAAAGTCCGATGTAGCTTTTGCGGAACCCGAAACCGGATTTTCGCGGCTGGAAAAAATCGCTGTTTTCCATGATGACGCCCTGCCCGAACGCCAGCGAATAATTCCCGACGTAAAATTTGCGCATCTGCACCGGACCCAGATTCCGGTTCTCTAAACCAATGTAAAATTTAGGTTTGGGAATTTGGGTAAACCCGAGGTCGGATTGAAAAACCGGTTCGCCGAGGGCGTGCCAGTGCGAAATACCCATTTTTACATCCGGCCCCCAACTGGCGATCAGCCGGGAATAAACATCCGGATATTGATTGCTGATAATGCTGCCTGAAACCGCGTCCGTCAGTCCGGCACCCTGCGTGCTGGTGTTGATTTCCGCTTCTTCGGTCATAAACGGCGCGTTGGTCATCCGCACCATCCAGTTGCCGTGAAACGCTTTTTCGCTAGCGGTGCTGCCAAACGAAACAAAATTGCTGGCGTTGCGATAACCGTAATACGAAAGATACGGCGCACTGCGCAGATCGCGCTGGCTGTTGATCCGCCCGATCGTATTACGATAATTGACAATCGCTGCGGCATCCACCGGCGAAACGCTTTGCAAATTGAGCAGCTCGTCGTAGCGCATTTCGTTGATGTTGGATGGCTCCAAAGCGCGTTCAATCCAGCTATCCACCAACGCCTGATTAGCGCCCTCGTCGCCGCCCCACTGATCCAGCCGGAAATACAGTTCGTTCAGCCGCTCTTCCCGTTCAGATGCCGCCCGAAACGGCTCAATTCGCACCAGCGATTTTAATTTGAGCAATGTTTCCTGATCAACGCCCTGCACATCGCGCAGTTCAAAAATATTGGCGAACGGCCCCTGATAAGTGATGCGCTCGTAAATGCGCTCCGCTAAATCGCGCGATAGCGGTAGTTGCAAAATTTCTTCAAATGATGCGTTGTTCAGATCCAGCGGCTGATCCGGCGAAATGTCCTGTGCCGCCAGCACCGCCGACAGCAGTAAAATTGTGATAAGTGATCGAATCAAGTTATTGCTTCTGGTTTCTGGTTGTTGATCCCGGATGTGGAAAATTTTTCCTTCACCCTTTATCATTTTCCGTTATTAATCCAGCCATTCCACTTCAACTTTGGAAACGCCGGCATCCACGCGAATGTCGAGTTGCGGACGATTGCTGTTCCACAAAGCGTTTGTGTAATAATCCCCGTTTTTACGCATGTCATGAACTGAAACACTGGTTAAAAATGAATCTTCCATGCGAATGCGAACGCCAATATTTTGTGGCAAATATATGGTTAATTTTCCCATTCCTATTTCCAGATTGGCGCTCATATTGCCCGTCATTTTGCCATCGAAATAGAAAGTGTACTCGCCCAAACCGCCCTCAAAATCGAGCCGTTCGATATTGGCATTGCCGATCCGGCGCAGCGTCATTTCCCCAACGC of Calditrichia bacterium contains these proteins:
- a CDS encoding helix-hairpin-helix domain-containing protein: MIRSLITILLLSAVLAAQDISPDQPLDLNNASFEEILQLPLSRDLAERIYERITYQGPFANIFELRDVQGVDQETLLKLKSLVRIEPFRAASEREERLNELYFRLDQWGGDEGANQALVDSWIERALEPSNINEMRYDELLNLQSVSPVDAAAIVNYRNTIGRINSQRDLRSAPYLSYYGYRNASNFVSFGSTASEKAFHGNWMVRMTNAPFMTEEAEINTSTQGAGLTDAVSGSIISNQYPDVYSRLIASWGPDVKMGISHWHALGEPVFQSDLGFTQIPKPKFYIGLENRNLGPVQMRKFYVGNYSLAFGQGVIMENSDFFQPRKSGFGFRKSYIGLSGDNSRTRQYTLTGAATQLQFGNAHLYLFGGFDKRDAILNRQAVLYNGELVNPVNQLIVLDQRFEYAPGDPARQLDSLGWRDSVKELLLGFHAAYDVLPATQIGFTYYESAYDRPLRPEITEIVGADNLGLITLPDNEIYASYGGSVSDGENAFWSDAKSFRRIYGVDFQSVYKNASFQAEYAELDKSAGMGLFREGRNPWAFVGSAYFQYNSFNFMALYRNYQTGFDNPYQRSFSNYRRYKRTIYEDYFYLQSSFYYQLYSNNPQPQAERGFYFNTRYQINRQFTLSMEYDNWLRNADDVPQYRLSGTLQFRPVFPITISLRQKYQGREALNDKTLEYYENAEFRGQLRLRLSRFNDLSLLYADSRVNFRPRPRLSFPTDPTDPGQNYDDTNLGGTAALPGTAIGATYTHNFNEWLKFRGFLGFYKGFLWNFEDTEFIVTNSERGATRLWFSVYSRISNRMSMRIKYTRDYQKAITFSQARDANNEPIEPGNSSYIDGRYYGASLIQPSQEYYYMEFNFHF
- a CDS encoding helix-turn-helix transcriptional regulator codes for the protein MALQFTDILLLLGAVQGFFLTALLFQKSRRLFADRFLVVMMLLYSVILVNLLFSEIGIYQSTPHLMLLTTSFPFLIGPLHFLYAKYLIGGNIKIEKTDWLHFLPFVLFLLYSVAGFLRSGAEIMAAQPDFERLIIPAEYLIVNWLLSIQGLIYMLLTVLLLRRYSKSLESFFSSIEKIRLDWLRILTMIVLACWLIFFAENTLLSAGINLSGFDLSSVLLAVAVYTVGYFGLLKTDPFLQPQFVDAMHRLPEIQPEMPAENDGSSRKYQKSGLSEDRAKRILADLLALMEAGKAYTRSDLTLADIAEQLSVTPHNLSEVINTQLNQNFFDFINHYRVEAVKKDLSDRQKQHLTILAIALDAGFNSKTAFNTIFKKHTGTTPSAFRNHPN
- a CDS encoding LysM peptidoglycan-binding domain-containing protein; this translates as MNLQDKYRSVLELGLRFGVKDGYVKEEGGKLKMGGVAKNQMEKDLLWDQIKAVGGEVPVDLEADIKVENTDYYGVYTVQQGDTLGKISKLFLGKSGRYMEIFNMNTDQLSNPDLIKIGQQLKIPNK